A genomic segment from Gadus morhua chromosome 4, gadMor3.0, whole genome shotgun sequence encodes:
- the LOC115543131 gene encoding homeobox protein engrailed-1-B-like produces MDEELKEQHRREPPEELEEEEEEEEEEEEVEEDEEVNISLPSPLVLPQQGAQHGGHRTTNFFIDNILRPDFGCRKDREPRGQTPGREDGNPLITRPSHTHLCLDSHCSSDSTSSSSSSSSTSSSSSSSPSSKQSASKQQQRQATGGHGTPGASARYSDSASSGTARSGSNGGGGGRGGSPPSTAKDSQAMLWPAWVYCTRYSDRPSSGPRTRKLKKKKTDKSDDKRPRTAFTAEQLQRLKTEFTTSRYITEQRRQALALELSLNESQIKIWFQNKRAKIKKATGYKNGLALQLMAQGLYNHSTTTVQEDREDSD; encoded by the exons ATGGacgaggagctgaaggagcagcACCGCCGCGAGCCcccggaggagctggaggaggaggaggaggaggaggaggaggaggaggaggtggaggaggatgaggaggtgaaCATTTCGCTCCCGTCCCCGCTCGTACTGCCCCAGCAGGGGGCCCAGCACGGGGGCCACAGAACCACCAACTTCTTCATCGACAACATACTGCGGCCGGACTTCGGCTGCAGGAAGGACCGCGAGCCCCGAGGACAGACCCCGGGACGCGAGGACGGTAACCCGCTCATAACACGGCCGTCGCACACGCATCTGTGTTTGGACTCGCATTGTAGCAGTGACAGcacctcctcttcgtcctcatcctcctccacttctTCGTCATCTTCTTCCTCACCGTCCTCGAAACAGAGCGCgtcaaagcagcagcagcgccaggCGACCGGGGGCCATGGGACCCCCGGGGCGAGCGCGCGCTACTCGGACAGTGCCTCGTCGGGTACGGCGAGGAGCGGCAGtaacggtggaggaggaggaagaggagggtctcCGCCCTCTACCGCCAAGGACTCGCAGGCGATGCTGTGGCCCGCCTGGGTGTACTGCACACGCTACTCGGACCGGCCCTCATCTG GGCCAAGGACACGCAAAttgaaaaagaagaaaaccGACAAAAGTGACGACAAGCGGCCCCGGACTGCGTTCACCGCCGAGCAGCTGCAGCGGCTGAAGACGGAGTTCACGACCAGCCGCTACATCACGGAGCAGCGCCGTCAGGCCCTGGCCCTGGAGCTCAGCCTCAACGAATCACAGATCAAGATCTGGTTCCAGAACAAGAGGGCAAAGATCAAGAAGGCCACGGGCTACAAGAACGGCCTGGCGCTGCAGCTGATGGCGCAGGGGCTGTACAACCACTCGACCACCACGGTGCAGGAGGACCGGGAGGACAGCGACTAG
- the LOC115542891 gene encoding uncharacterized protein LOC115542891 codes for MSRMRKLALVLALNDNDEDNDEPSRLWVHDINRGRQRYGAFHSLIQELRFDNARFSAYFRLDKSQFETLLRIVAPSIIRQDTHMRQAISPEERLSICLRYLATGDSFRSIAFAFRMGASTVAGIVHQVCTAIWDCLLPDYMPIPDKAAWRKIATGFQQLDFPNCIGAMDGKHVVIEAPPSSGTLYYNYKGTFSIVLLAVVDARYCFRLVDIGAYGRNSDGGTLSSSAFGTALRQNTLGIPDDSILPGAEHLGPMPHVFLADEAFPLRRNIMRPYPGYNTGEKKVFNTRLSHVRRMVECAFGILASQWRVYRRVLCVSPEVAENVVKATCMLHNFLRWDASTTIPARSSTGTSTAAPSQGLQNAPRLGTNNAGRDAVAVREKFAQYFMSEAGRVPWQDNI; via the exons ATGTCGAGGATGAGAAAATTAGCCCTTGTTTTGGCGTTAAATGACAACGACGAGGATAACGATGAACCTTCCCGTTTGTGGGTGCATGACATAAACCGGGGACGGCAGCGGTACGGGGCGTTTCATAGTTTGATTCAGGAGCTACGGTTTGATAATGCACGGTTCAGTGCATATTTCAGACTCGACAAGAGTCAATTTGAAACCTTGTTGCGCATCGTTGCGCCTTCAATAATAAGGCAAGACACCCACATGAGGCAAGCCATCAGTCCAGAGGAACGACTCAGCATTTGTTTAAG GTATCTGGCAACTGGCGATTCATTCCGGTCCATCGCTTTCGCCTTCAGGATGGGTGCCAGCACTGTGGCAGGCATAGTTCATCAGGTCTGCACAGCTATTTGGGATTGCCTCCTGCCAGATTACATGCCTATTCCAGACAAAGCAGCGTGGAGAAAGATAGCCACTGGATTCCAACAGCTGGATTTCCCCAACTGCATAGGGGCAATGGATGGGAAACACGTAGTCATTGAGGCTCCTCCCTCCAGTGGCACTCTTTATTACAATTACAAAGGCACTTTTTCCATCGTCCTTCTGGCTGTAGTCGACGCCAGGTACTGTTTCAGGCTTGTTGACATCGGGGCCTATGGAAGAAACAGTGATGGGggaaccctctcctcctccgctttTGGTACTGCCCTACGGCAGAACACATTGGGTATCCCGGATGACTCCATCCTCCCAGGGGCAGAACATCTTGGCCCGATGCCTCATGTGTTTCTGGCAGACGAAGCCTTCCCCTTGCGCCGTAACATCATGCGCCCATACCCTGGCTACAACactggagaaaaaaaagtgtttaacaCCCGTCTCTCTCACGTGCGCAGAATGGTCGAGTGTGCGTTTGGCATACTGGCATCCCAATGGAGAGTGTACCGTCGggtgctgtgtgtctctccagaaGTGGCAGAGAATGTGGTAAAGGCCACCTGCATGCTCCATAACTTTCTCAGGTGGGATGCCAGCACTACAATACCGGCTAGGTCATCTACTGGAACATCCACAGCTGCGCCATCACAAGGTCTCCAGAACGCACCTCGCCTTGGCACCAACAATGCTGGCAGAGATGCTGTGGCAGTGAGGGAGAAGTTTGCTCAGTACTTCATGTCTGAAGCTGGACGAGTTCCCTGGCAGGATAACATCTAg